In Pseudophryne corroboree isolate aPseCor3 chromosome 3, aPseCor3.hap2, whole genome shotgun sequence, a genomic segment contains:
- the LOC135058177 gene encoding putative nuclease HARBI1, which produces MSIYIAAEALPPQPTPALPPQPQAPQPQPAPHQPRQRRRARPPIFRTRVLLFGMPDDVVVRRYRLPPHLILDTLSIIESDLESEIRYPTAIPPLTQFLAVLHFLATASYQHVVGDLVGMSQGQFSKVLRRVCQAFLKRVKQFIDMPLDVGALDVVKRQFAEGGSRFPHVIGVVDGTHVAIQPPRHNEEIYRNRKLFHSLNVMVVCGPSLQILSLNAKFTGSSHDAYVIRQSGIWQRLRSSQRADMWLLGDRGYPCTPWLMTPYRNPRPGPQMAFNSALTATRQLVERTIGVLKGRFRVLHRTGGDIMYSPEMASKIVVLCAILHNIAVRSSVELPQAEELPDEEPGVGPRFGGGSVTRRGSQVRARIVAEYFRYSVFIFYICTNNTTQYAYVF; this is translated from the exons attgcagcagaagccctacctccccaacccacgccagcactcccaccccaaccgcaagccccacaaccacagccggctcctcatcaaccaaggcaacggaggcgtgctaggccaccaattttccgaacccgtgtcctactttttgggatgccagatgatgtggtggtgcgtagataccggctgccaccacatctaatcctagacactctctccataatagagagtgatctggagtctgaaattcggtatcctacagcaataccaccattgacacaattccttgcagtgttacattttttggctacagcctcatatcagcatgttgtgggagacctggttggcatgtcgcagggccagttcagtaaggtcctgcggcgtgtctgccaggctttcctaaagcgggtgaagcagttcattgatatgcctttggatgttggtgccctagatgtggtgaagcggcaatttgcggaaggtggtagtcgcttcccacatgttattggggttgtggatggcacacatgttgctattcagccaccaagacataatgaagaaatttatagaaacaggaaactgtttcattctctgaatgtaatggttgtttgtgggccatccctccagatcctttccctgaatgcaaagtttactggaagttcccatgatgcatatgtcattagacaatcagggatatggcagagattaagatcaagtcaacgagcagacatgtggttattgg gagaccgtggatatccttgcaccccctggctcatgactccttaccgtaatcccaggccaggaccacagatggcatttaactccgcgcttactgccactaggcagctggtggagcgcacaattggtgtccttaaagggcggtttcgtgtgctccaccgcactggtggcgacatcatgtattcgccggagatggcaagtaaaatagtggtcctgtgcgcaatactacataatatcgcggtaaggagtagtgtagagcttcctcaggcagaggaattgcctgatgaggagccaggggttggtccacgcttcggtggggggagtgtgacacggagggggagccaagtgagggcaagaattgttgcagaatatttcaggtatagtgtttttatattttatatttgcacaaataatacaacacagtatgcttatgttttttaa